The Armatimonadota bacterium genome includes a region encoding these proteins:
- a CDS encoding DUF1738 domain-containing protein, whose protein sequence is MNEKVYEQVTAQITNALLRGVVPWRKPWAGGDAMPTNARSKKQYRGVNVFLLALSPFTDHRWVTFQQAQELGGNVKRGERSCPVVFWKPWHVEGVDQEAGEVVKWNVPLLKQYHVFNVEQCEKLDIPPLMRHGRLNKRIERAEQLFRSVPDPPRFQEQGTSAWYRPTEDLVQVPPIASFESADSYYATVFHELGHATGHERRLNRASVTGEIQFGSACYSREELTAELCSAFLCAAIGLDNSLIENSASYVQSWLSALRSDKRAIVFAAARAQKAADYLLGVTFDDQPI, encoded by the coding sequence GTGAACGAGAAAGTCTACGAACAGGTCACGGCCCAGATCACAAACGCACTCCTCCGAGGAGTCGTCCCATGGCGCAAACCGTGGGCCGGCGGTGATGCAATGCCGACAAACGCAAGAAGCAAGAAGCAGTACCGAGGGGTGAACGTGTTCCTACTTGCGCTCAGTCCCTTCACCGATCACCGATGGGTCACCTTCCAGCAAGCACAGGAGTTGGGAGGCAACGTCAAACGGGGCGAGCGGTCTTGCCCGGTCGTCTTTTGGAAACCCTGGCACGTCGAAGGCGTCGACCAGGAAGCCGGTGAGGTCGTGAAATGGAACGTTCCACTTCTCAAGCAGTACCACGTCTTCAACGTGGAGCAGTGCGAGAAACTAGACATCCCTCCGCTGATGCGCCACGGCAGGTTAAATAAACGGATCGAGCGGGCTGAGCAACTGTTCCGAAGCGTCCCTGATCCTCCCCGGTTCCAAGAACAAGGGACGTCGGCCTGGTATCGACCGACCGAGGATCTCGTCCAAGTGCCACCGATCGCGTCGTTCGAATCGGCAGACTCCTACTACGCCACAGTCTTCCATGAGCTAGGACATGCCACGGGTCACGAGCGGAGACTGAACCGAGCCTCAGTCACTGGCGAGATTCAGTTCGGATCTGCCTGCTACAGCCGCGAAGAACTCACAGCGGAGCTCTGCTCAGCGTTCCTTTGCGCGGCCATCGGACTCGACAATTCACTCATTGAAAACTCGGCGAGCTACGTCCAGTCTTGGCTCTCAGCCCTTCGAAGCGACAAGCGAGCCATTGTGTTCGCTGCCGCACGGGCACAGAAAGCCGCCGACTATCTCTTGGGAGTCACCTTTGACGACCAACCCATCTAG